A region from the Riemerella anatipestifer genome encodes:
- a CDS encoding deoxyhypusine synthase family protein, with translation MSKPITEFIEKYYLHFNAAALVDASKGYVAHLKDGGKMMITLAGAMSTAEMGKILAEMIRQDKVQIISCTGANLEEDLMNLVAHSHYERVPNYRDLTPQQEWDLLERGLNRVTDTCIPEEEAFRRLQKHIVEIWKDAEAKGERYFPHEYMYKMLLSGVLEQYYEIPKENSWMLAAAEKNLPIVVPGWEDSTMGNIFASYCIKGELKPSTMKSGIEYMTYLADWYTKNCGGKGVGFFQIGGGIAGDFPICVVPMLYQDMEMHDIPFWSYFCQISDSTTSYGSYSGAVPNEKITWGKLDIDTPKFIVESDATICAPLMFQYVLENS, from the coding sequence ATGAGTAAACCGATTACTGAATTTATAGAAAAATACTATTTACACTTTAATGCTGCTGCATTAGTAGATGCTTCTAAAGGTTATGTAGCACACTTAAAAGATGGTGGTAAAATGATGATTACCTTGGCGGGAGCAATGTCTACCGCAGAAATGGGCAAGATTTTAGCAGAAATGATAAGACAAGATAAAGTTCAAATCATTTCTTGTACAGGAGCTAATTTAGAGGAGGATTTGATGAATCTGGTAGCTCATTCTCATTACGAGAGAGTGCCTAATTATAGAGATTTAACGCCTCAGCAAGAGTGGGATTTATTAGAGAGAGGTCTTAACCGTGTAACGGATACTTGTATTCCAGAAGAGGAGGCTTTTAGAAGACTTCAAAAACACATTGTAGAAATTTGGAAAGATGCAGAGGCTAAAGGAGAAAGATATTTCCCTCACGAGTATATGTATAAAATGCTACTATCTGGTGTGCTTGAGCAGTATTATGAAATCCCTAAAGAAAACTCATGGATGTTAGCGGCTGCGGAGAAAAATCTACCTATCGTTGTACCAGGTTGGGAAGATTCTACAATGGGGAACATCTTTGCTAGCTACTGTATCAAAGGAGAATTAAAACCTTCTACAATGAAGTCAGGGATAGAGTATATGACTTATCTAGCCGATTGGTACACTAAAAACTGCGGTGGTAAGGGAGTTGGTTTCTTCCAAATTGGAGGAGGTATTGCGGGAGATTTCCCTATCTGTGTGGTACCAATGCTCTATCAAGATATGGAAATGCACGATATTCCATTTTGGTCTTATTTCTGCCAAATATCAGATTCAACCACTTCTTACGGTTCATATTCTGGGGCTGTACCAAATGAGAAAATCACTTGGGGAAAATTAGATATAGATACACCTAAATTTATTGTAGAAAGTGATGCTACGATTTGTGCACCTCTAATGTTCCAATATGTGTTAGAAAATTCATAG